Proteins found in one Salmo salar chromosome ssa26, Ssal_v3.1, whole genome shotgun sequence genomic segment:
- the LOC106587872 gene encoding transmembrane gamma-carboxyglutamic acid protein 4 → MAMLLHLFILYQLLPCGNFACMRKLLHTTGTEDQSKEVFVQEEQANAFLGRHLLANRFDFELFTPGNLERECFEEVCNYEEAREVFENVPQTDDFWKKYTEDEDTRPSRLDVTALLVGLIAAGVAVVIFGLLVWYFCKGSCKDNLSRAGSVRVRPRRSNASLIMRRLDEVSLQPVLLPPPEEIDPPGLPSYEDAIGKTGTHDAPPPPYPGSQPGSIRR, encoded by the exons ATGGCGATGCTTTTGCATTTATTCATACTGTATCAACTGCTTCCCTGTGGAAACTTTGCTTGTATGAGAAAGTTATTACACACCACAGGGACAGAGGACCAGTCAAAAGAAG TTTTCGTGCAAGAGGAGCAGGCAAATGCATTCTTAGGACGCCATCTATTGGCCAACCGATTTGACTTTGAGCTCTTCACTCCTGGGAATTTGGAGAGGGAGTGCTTTGAAGAAGTCTGCAACTATGAGGAAGCACGAGAGGTCTTTGAAAATGTCCCTCAGACT GATGACTTCTGGAAAAAGTACACAGAGG ATGAGGACACGCGGCCTTCGCGGCTGGATGTGACTGCCCTGCTTGTGGGTCTGATCGCGGCAGGGGTGGCCGTCGTCATCTTTGGCCTGTTGGTCTGGTACTTCTGCAAGGGGAGTTGTAAGGATAACCTCTCACGTGCCGG CTCTGTTAGGGTGCGTCCAAGGCGCAGTAATGCCTCGCTGATCATGCGGAGACTGGATGAGGTCTCTCTGCAGCCCGTGCTCCTGCCCCCGCCGGAGGAGATTGACCCCCCAGGCCTGCCCTCCTATGAGGACGCCATCGGCAAAACCGGAACGCACGACGCCCCACCTCCTCCTTACCCTGG GTCTCAACCTGGAAGTATTCGACGATAG